The window TGATCTGACGGCGCTAGAATTCAAGCTGCTCTCGACGCTAGCGACATATCCCCAGATGGTGCTTACCCGACAGCAGCTGCTGGAGCGTGTCTGGGGCTACGACTTCTACGGCGAGGTGCGCGTGGTCGACGTTCACATCGGGCATGTACGGCAAAAACTCGAAACCAACCCGTCCGATCCTCAGCTGATCATGACCGTGCGCGGCGTAGGCTATAAATTCGCGGACGAGCCGATATGAAACTCTCTTACAGACTATTCATTTCATACCTTGTGGTGGTCCTCATCGGGCTGGTTGTCCTGTCGATTTCGACCGCCTATGTAGCGCCCGCCAGTTTTTCCCAACAGATGAACCATATGGGCGGCAATTTGTCCGCGATGATGGGCGGTCACCGGCTTGAATTGATGGACGAGCTGGAAGCCAGCTTCCAGACTTCGCTGAACGGGGCGCTGATTATTGCGGGGGTTGCCGCTGCACTGGCCGCAGTAGGCGTGAGTTGGTTCATCAGCAATCGCATCGTCAGTCCGATTCGGGCGCTCGTCACGCTCAGTCAACGTATTGCGAACGGGCATTACGAGCAGCGCCTAGAGTTGAACACTGGAGACGAACTGGCGGAGCTGGTCGAAAACTTCAATCACATGGCGGCATCCCTCGCAGAAACGGAGGTGATGCGCCAGCGGCTGCTCGGAGACGTAACCCACGAACTCAAGACGCCGCTTGCCAGCATCAAGGGTTATATGGAAGGATTGCAGGATAATGTGATCCCCGCCACGCCGGAAACGTTCCAGTTGATCCACAACGAAGCAGACCGGCTGCAGCGCCTGGTTCAGGATCTGCAGGAGCTTTCGCGTACAGAAGCCGGGCAGATTCAACTTGCGCTGGCGGCCATCGCTCCTGGCCGGATCGTCCTGCCGGTTGTCGATAGGCTTCGTCCACAGTTTCTTGAGAAGGGGATTGCGTTCGACGTTGTTATGCCGGACGACCTGCCGCCTGTGCGCGCCGATTTGGATCGCGCGACCCAGATCCTCACCAATCTGTTGGGTAACGCGCTTCAAAATACGCCGACCGGCACGGTCGGCGTAGAGCTGTCTCGAAGCGGTAGCTACGTTCACTTCACAGTGAGCGATACTGGTGTCGGGCTGGCGGCAGCGGACCTTCAGCGTGTCTTTGAGCGCTTTTACAGGGTAGACAAATCGCGGTCGCGCGCCAGCGGCGGCAGTGGGATCGGGCTGACCGTGGCAAAACACCTAGTGGAACTGCAGGGCGGTAGCATCCGGGTGGTCAGCAACGGATTAGGTAGGGGAAGCCAGTTTAGCTTCACGCTGCCGATCGCCTGACCTTTACATAAACTTCATATCACCGACACTAACAAGACATACACCTGTGGCATCCTATGCATATGGCAAACGGACAGTACACAGGAGTTTTCCAATGACACGCAGATCAGTGATTGTTCTCGTCGCGGTCGTCGCACTTCTCGCCGCCGGTGTTTTTACCGTGATGGCCCAGGACGGCAGCAGCACGACACCCCCATTGGGTCACGGCATGATGCAGGGCCGTCATGGTGGGATGATGGGCGGCAGTTTCCGCTCCGGTATGATGCACGGCGATCAAATGCCGATGATCGACACGGTCGCCGGCGTACTCGGCATGGAACCAGACGCGTTGTTTGACGCGCTGCATAATGGTCAAACCCTGACCGAGATTGCCGATGCGCAGGGCGTTGTGCTTCAAACGGTATATGACGCAGTGATTGCGCAGGCCGAGGAACATGTGGCTGCGCTGGTGGAAGCCGGCAGCATCACGCAGGCACAGGCTGACGAACACCTGACCTGGGTGCGCGATCACGCCGCCGAAATGCCTATGTTTTCGGGAAGTGGATATGGCCCGTGCATGGATGGTGAGGGCGGTTTCGACGGCGGCATGATGGGCCACGGCCACGGGATGCGCGGCAATGGCATGCGGGGTGGTATGTCGTAAGACGTCCTTTGCCTCTTCCTGAAATGGGTGAACGACGTGAAACAGAAGACCTTGTGGATTAGGCCCAGAAGGTCTTCTGTGTTTGTTGTGCCGACGAACGACGTGACTTGTTCAGACTGTTGTTTACGCTTCAGCAGGCGCGTAATTGATCTCGATGAGCGCCTGCTCGATCGCATTCCATGTTTCGGGTGTATCCAACTGCACGGTAACGAGTTGCGGGGCTTTCTGAATATCCACCACTTCCACGCCGGGGATACCTTCCAGCTCGGCGCGCACCGTGCTTACGCAGCCGTTACACGTCATGTTTGGAACTTTGAACGTCTTCGATTCCATTGCTACCTCTCCTCAATAGGGGCGCATTGTCACAGTATATTCTAAAGTATACGCTCGAACGAAGTCCACAAAAATCATGGCGGGTGCAGCGCGGCGCGCCACACAATAACATTCGAGATCCTACTGTTACGGGAGTAAACGATACGAGGTGATGAATATCCTCGCTGATGATGACGAATGTTACTCACTACTAGAGCGTGACAAGAGCTAACTTTCGAAATTGATGTAATCTTGGCGCAAAGTTGGAGAGTTCGTTGTGAAGCTTCTGTGCATTATTAACGATGCTCCTTATGGCACGGAAAAAGCCTATAACGCATTTCGACTGGTTATGGCCCTGCAAAAGGAACACAGCGATGTCGAAGCCTGGATATTTCTGATGGCGGATGCGGTTGCCTGTGCGCTGCCGGGTCAGAAGACACCGGATGGTTTCTACAACATCGAACGGATGCTGAAGAGCATCGTCAACAAGGGTGGACAGATAAAAGCATGCGGTACTTGTGCTGATGCGCGCGGTCTGCGCGAACTTAAGTTTGTCGACGGGGTCGAAATCAGCACTATGAGCCAACTGGCGCAATGGGTCGTTGAAGCGGACAAAGTCGTGACCTTCTAGTTAGTCTGCACCCACTTCCAGGGACATGTGCTGTACACCGTTCAATGTGGAATGTGGGATAACCACTGCTGTGCTGTGAACCGAATAACCTCCAGCGCATCATGACTACCCTGATCCAGTCCTTTTTCAAAGTCTCCTTAAATCTGCAAAGCACACCACCGATTTGCCCTTCACCTGAGCGAAAGCGTAGAGCGCAGCGGCTTCCATTTCGACCCCAAGAATGCCCTCAGACCGGGCATAGGTGATGGCGTGTTCCGTTTCGCGGAATGGAGCGTCGGTTGTCCACGTCGCGCCGCGCAGTACCCGAACGGATACGTCAGCAAAAGCATCCTCAAGACACGTCAGCAAGATTGGATCAATCTGGCTGTAAGGCGCAGGTGGCAGATAGTGGTAGCTCGTGCCTTCATCGCGCAGTGCCTTTTCGATCAGGACAAAATACGGTGGCTGTCCCATTGTTACGATTTGTCCGGCAGAGGTCATGCTGATGAGCAGCTTGCAGCCTGAGACAAACAACTCCTCTGCCACCAGCACCGCAAATGAAGCCCCGACGACGTGTGGGATGATGCCGTACTCAATCCCATCCTGATGAAAGGCATACAGCTTCGTGTGATAACATGCCCAGTGTGGATGAACGGCTGCCTGACCTGTCGAGATCAAACGGGCAGCAATGTCACCGTCCGGGTCGAGGATGCAGACTGTCGGGACACTGCCTTCCGCAATCGCTTTCTGTCGCCGCGCCTCGCGCAGCAAGTTCTCCGCCATAAAAACCGAGGGTATGTCGTAGACTTTGTTCTCCAGAATCGGCGGCTGCATTCATCATTCCTGTCAGTGTGTTTCCGATAGAGGGGGTTCAACTGCCGGTTCCAAAAGTGGGATGGATAACACGTCTAGGCGTTGATGTTTAACCAGTGTTTCCGGCAGCAGCACGAAGGTGACTGCACCAGAAACAGCAGTGAGCGCGGCAATCACCAGTATCGCCACCTGAATGGTAAACAGGTCAGCCAGCAAACCACCAACCAGCGCACCGAAGGCGTAGCCGCTGTCACGCCAGAGCCGGTAAACACCCAGGGCCGAAGCTCGCCATGACGGATGTGCCAGATCACTGATGGCAGCCAGTAGCGTTGGATAGACCATGCCTGTGCCTATCCCCATCATGACGGCAGCCAGCAGCCATGCGGAGGAGTCCGCGCCAAATACAAGAAGGGCGATGCCCAACGACTGCACCCACAGCCCACCTGTCACCAGCGGCTTGCGCCCGATCCGATCACTCAGCGCTCCGGTGAAAAGCTGGCTAATGCCCCACACACCGAGATAGGTGCCGCCTACAGCCGCCGCCTCTGCCACGGACACACCCGTACTTACTGCCAGCAGCGGCAGCAACCCCAGATCACCACGTCGTTGAGGTTGTTGACCAGCCCGCCCTGCGACAGACTAAAGAAGGCCCTGTCCTGCCAGCTCACGCGCCGAAAGATCGCCCAGAAGGCCGGCTTCTCGGCAAGCGCTTGATGCTGAGATGCTTCCTGCATTGCATAAGCGCGCGTTTCGCGGACGAAGAATACAGATAGCGTGAGCCCGCTGACCGCAAAAATGATGCCGAGGTAGAACGGATACGGGCGCAGCGCCGTTTGCGCGGCAAGCCATCCGGCGAATGTGGTCGATAACGCCATCGCGAGATAGCCCGCGAACTCATTTAGGCCAGTCGCGCGGCCACGCCCCACAGGTCCCCCTAAGTCGACTTTCATGATGACCGCGGCCGACCAGCACAGTCCCTGATTTACGCCGAGCAGGATATTGGCGAACACGATCCATCCCCAGCTTGGCGCGAAGATTATGATCAGCGGGACCGGCAGGCCGATCAGCCAGCCTGCCACGAGCAGCGGCTTACGGCCGATTCGATCCGCGCTTCGGCCCGCGTATAGATTGGCGAGCGCCTTTACGATTCCGAAGCTGACGATGAACGTAAGGGTCACACTCACTGATGTGAGATCGAATTCGTTCGCAGCGATCAGCGGGACAACAGTGCGCTCCAGACCAAGCATTGCGCCGACGAAGGCATTGACAACCATCAGCAGGGCGAACTGACGCCAGTTCGCAAGCAATCCGAGGGTCAATGGCTGCGATGCGCTCATGCCGTTTCACCGATCTGTGCGTCGATATTCGTCTGCCGGATCACTTTGAATTCTGGCGGTGCAGGCGTCTGATTCTGCTGTACGAATTCGACGAAAGAATCGCGGTCTGTGTGCTGGAGCGCTGGATTAAAGCGGCGTTCGAAGCCAACCGTGGAGCTGGGCTTGCCGCTCATTGCCCGGCCGCAGACTGAACCGGCGAAGTGGCTGGGATAGACTTCGACCATATCGTCGAGTTTCAGCAATTTACCGAATAGGCTGTCGTAAAGCTGGCCTGCCAATGTTGCCGTATTCGCGCTACCGTGGAGGTCGGGGCGGCCGACATCTCCCACGAACAGGGTATCGCCGGTGAAGACCATCCATGGCACGTCGGTTCGGACTTTATCCCCCACGACAAGACTGATACTGTCAGAAGAATGGCCGGGAGTGTGCAGCACCCGCACATAATCATTGCCCAGCCCGACGGTATCGCCGTCGCGCAGTGGTGTGAACGAGAAATTCACCTGAGCCGACTCGTGCAGGTAGATCGGTGCATTCGTTAGGGCGGCCAGTCGCGCTGCGCCGGAGATATGATCGGCCTGAACGTGGGTCTCGAAAATCGCGACGATCGG of the Candidatus Flexicrinis proximus genome contains:
- a CDS encoding HAMP domain-containing histidine kinase; amino-acid sequence: MKLSYRLFISYLVVVLIGLVVLSISTAYVAPASFSQQMNHMGGNLSAMMGGHRLELMDELEASFQTSLNGALIIAGVAAALAAVGVSWFISNRIVSPIRALVTLSQRIANGHYEQRLELNTGDELAELVENFNHMAASLAETEVMRQRLLGDVTHELKTPLASIKGYMEGLQDNVIPATPETFQLIHNEADRLQRLVQDLQELSRTEAGQIQLALAAIAPGRIVLPVVDRLRPQFLEKGIAFDVVMPDDLPPVRADLDRATQILTNLLGNALQNTPTGTVGVELSRSGSYVHFTVSDTGVGLAAADLQRVFERFYRVDKSRSRASGGSGIGLTVAKHLVELQGGSIRVVSNGLGRGSQFSFTLPIA
- a CDS encoding heavy-metal-associated domain-containing protein, translated to MESKTFKVPNMTCNGCVSTVRAELEGIPGVEVVDIQKAPQLVTVQLDTPETWNAIEQALIEINYAPAEA
- a CDS encoding DsrE family protein, which translates into the protein MKLLCIINDAPYGTEKAYNAFRLVMALQKEHSDVEAWIFLMADAVACALPGQKTPDGFYNIERMLKSIVNKGGQIKACGTCADARGLRELKFVDGVEISTMSQLAQWVVEADKVVTF
- a CDS encoding MBL fold metallo-hydrolase, producing MIFRQILHPQTGCASYVFGCTGKAKLAVVDPHIEHIADYLEVSRQANSPIVAIFETHVQADHISGAARLAALTNAPIYLHESAQVNFSFTPLRDGDTVGLGNDYVRVLHTPGHSSDSISLVVGDKVRTDVPWMVFTGDTLFVGDVGRPDLHGSANTATLAGQLYDSLFGKLLKLDDMVEVYPSHFAGSVCGRAMSGKPSSTVGFERRFNPALQHTDRDSFVEFVQQNQTPAPPEFKVIRQTNIDAQIGETA